The following proteins come from a genomic window of Methanoculleus caldifontis:
- a CDS encoding DUF1894 domain-containing protein, whose protein sequence is MPSRCVNNLGGKVLLQDVTPDQVNDYVRKHCKEYYEIPPGFVFRDIRMLLKSPMLVGLQIRKQRVLLPFTKPCPGYGTVLYEIAAKEADLDFIRNNLVKVSG, encoded by the coding sequence ATGCCATCGCGTTGCGTGAACAACCTCGGTGGGAAGGTGCTCCTCCAGGACGTAACCCCTGATCAGGTGAACGACTACGTGCGCAAGCACTGCAAGGAGTACTATGAGATCCCTCCGGGTTTTGTCTTCCGGGACATCCGGATGCTCTTAAAGTCCCCCATGCTCGTCGGCCTCCAGATCCGGAAGCAGAGAGTCCTTCTGCCGTTCACGAAGCCCTGCCCCGGCTATGGGACGGTGCTCTACGAGATCGCGGCAAAGGAGGCAGACCTCGACTTCATCCGCAACAACCTGGTGAAGGTCTCCGGGTGA
- a CDS encoding DUF47 domain-containing protein, with amino-acid sequence MGIKEWVVPQDKIFFDLFDRMAATVVSAADLLVEFVENFENVKEQCHRMKEIEHQGDEITHQIYEQLNRTFITPLEPEEISRLASALDDILDYIDGTAQQMYSYGITETDDSMIQLAKLIQLSVVEIEKAVTGIRTIKHPSLIEERCIEVNRLENVADNVLGHAIRDLFKTGDAITIIKLKDIYENLEMATDKCEDVANVLSDIAIRHS; translated from the coding sequence GTGGGCATTAAAGAGTGGGTAGTCCCTCAGGATAAGATTTTTTTTGATCTCTTCGACCGTATGGCCGCGACTGTCGTTTCAGCCGCCGATCTGCTCGTGGAGTTCGTTGAGAACTTTGAGAACGTGAAAGAGCAGTGTCACCGGATGAAGGAGATCGAGCACCAGGGAGACGAGATCACGCACCAGATCTACGAGCAGCTGAACCGGACGTTCATCACACCGCTCGAGCCCGAAGAGATCTCTCGCCTTGCGTCGGCACTGGACGACATCCTCGACTACATCGACGGCACCGCGCAGCAGATGTACAGCTACGGCATCACCGAGACCGATGACTCGATGATCCAGCTGGCAAAACTGATCCAGCTCAGCGTCGTCGAGATCGAGAAGGCCGTCACCGGCATCCGGACAATCAAGCATCCGAGCCTGATCGAGGAGCGGTGTATCGAGGTGAACCGCCTGGAGAACGTCGCGGACAACGTCCTCGGTCACGCTATCAGGGACCTCTTCAAGACGGGGGATGCGATCACCATCATCAAACTCAAGGACATCTATGAGAACCTCGAGATGGCGACCGATAAGTGCGAAGACGTTGCGAATGTCCTGAGTGACATAGCCATCAGACACTCCTGA
- a CDS encoding inorganic phosphate transporter, translated as MDPIIILGISLALLFNFSNGLNDAANAIATIVATKALTPLQAVLLAGVFNLLGPLLFTTAIAATIGKGIVDPSFLTPALILMALLGAVIWVLATSLLGIPVSSSHALIGGLLGAGIAGAGAGAVLWPSSTMVAQTLTFGLVGIVLGAIVTGAFAYRKGEFKPWNLLVGGLIGLTAAIPLAIATGFLKISGILAVVLFIFVSPTLGFIVAFVFGTAVVRTFRNYAPRRLTGTFRNLQVFSGSLQAIGHGGNDAQNAMGIITAMLLAGGLISEFAVPLWVILASSLAISTGTLLGGWRVIDKMANKITRIRPYQGFAASTSAGSVLSLMNVFGVPVSTTHATTGSIMGVGATRGYSAVKWGVVREILIAWFLTIPAAAIVAGACVILARSLVSGVF; from the coding sequence ATGGACCCGATCATCATCCTCGGTATTTCCCTCGCCCTCCTCTTCAATTTTTCAAACGGTTTGAACGACGCCGCAAACGCGATCGCCACCATCGTCGCGACCAAGGCCCTGACCCCCCTGCAGGCGGTCCTCCTCGCGGGGGTCTTCAACCTCCTCGGTCCTCTCCTCTTCACCACGGCGATCGCAGCGACGATCGGGAAGGGGATCGTCGATCCGTCGTTCCTTACGCCGGCGCTGATCCTCATGGCCCTGCTCGGGGCGGTAATATGGGTCCTTGCGACCTCTCTCCTCGGGATCCCGGTATCGAGCAGCCACGCCCTGATCGGGGGGCTTCTTGGCGCCGGCATCGCGGGCGCGGGAGCCGGAGCGGTCCTCTGGCCCTCCTCGACCATGGTCGCGCAGACCCTGACGTTCGGGCTTGTCGGCATCGTCCTCGGTGCGATCGTCACGGGGGCGTTCGCATACCGGAAGGGTGAGTTCAAGCCGTGGAACCTCCTTGTCGGCGGGCTCATCGGACTGACGGCGGCCATCCCGCTCGCCATCGCGACCGGGTTCCTGAAGATCAGCGGCATCCTCGCGGTCGTCCTCTTTATCTTTGTCTCCCCTACGCTCGGATTCATCGTCGCATTCGTCTTCGGTACCGCCGTCGTCCGTACCTTCCGCAACTATGCCCCGCGGCGCCTGACGGGCACCTTCCGGAACCTCCAGGTCTTCTCGGGGTCGCTCCAGGCGATCGGTCACGGCGGCAACGACGCCCAGAACGCGATGGGGATCATCACCGCCATGCTCCTTGCCGGCGGGCTGATCTCCGAGTTCGCCGTCCCGCTCTGGGTGATCCTCGCGTCTTCGCTTGCCATCTCCACCGGCACCCTCCTCGGAGGCTGGCGGGTCATCGACAAGATGGCGAACAAGATCACGAGGATCCGGCCCTACCAGGGCTTCGCCGCGTCGACATCTGCAGGGAGCGTCCTGTCGCTGATGAACGTCTTCGGCGTCCCCGTCTCGACGACCCATGCGACGACCGGCTCGATCATGGGCGTCGGCGCAACGCGTGGCTACTCGGCGGTCAAGTGGGGCGTGGTCCGCGAGATCCTCATCGCCTGGTTCCTGACGATCCCGGCGGCGGCGATTGTTGCCGGCGCGTGTGTCATTCTCGCCCGGTCTCTGGTGAGCGGGGTCTTCTGA
- the cas3 gene encoding CRISPR-associated helicase Cas3' — translation MASSRTEDIHRYWGKYATNDGLVWHLLPYHCLDVAAVGNELLRRDDQVFQKTVGAVPLRDEYVCSLILFFLAVHDVGKFSERFQGLNTALQSGLQGSACHMPYSHHHSTMGMLVFMREIWPQMLDEHRLRADRDEDPFDLEDLFLPWIRAVTGHHGKPVTDSGTLSDLFSPADREAACGFARACSDLFLSETPEEPIRYSTELHEAFTRISWLIAGLAVLSDWIGSDSNIFEYRRDPMPLDEYWQHYAVPRAKEAVARAGVLPSLVAPFLGIASFLPEGAVPTPLQEAAADCELAEGPCLFIIEDVTGSGKTEAALALTHRLMERGSAEGVFMALPTMATANGMYRRFTEKYRQFFVDGEHPSLLLSHSARNLSNLWRQSIGPQTDKVASPPGEEAGSVECAAWLSDNRKKSLLADIGVGTIDQALMAVMPLHHQSLRLLGLARHVLVVDEVHAYDEYMNTLLERLLQFHAAFGGSAILLSATLPIRLRERFVAAYRSGLQMPATPTQEAAFPLMTMTSSQGVDERQVQANTLSQKTVVVELTDSETDVEAYLERALRDGHCACWIRNTVIDAVETYERLAARWGDEHVKLFHARFTTGDRQRIEDDVLAWFGKQSTDASRRGKILVATQVVEQSLDIDFDAMATDLAPIDLIIQRAGRLHRHRERRSGTPETPALLVLSPPPVENPERDWFTSVFPRAGRVYEKHGQLWLTARLLAARKLIVMPDDARSLIEGVFGDAVQASVPEALKVWEVQADGKDRGHAALAQINALRPQTGYADLHGQWEDDSRTPTRLGEASVTVVLACGDRAGLRPWNGAEGATWEGSLVSVRESLIAGPIHYSVDEEREIARVKPLLPGRGEGSILIPLTHVAGGTWEGRARNRKDKEVIVTYDSKIGLQIRDGR, via the coding sequence ATGGCTTCTTCCAGAACCGAAGATATCCACCGCTACTGGGGCAAGTATGCCACAAACGATGGCCTTGTATGGCACCTGCTCCCCTATCACTGCCTGGATGTCGCAGCGGTCGGTAATGAACTGCTCAGGAGAGATGACCAGGTATTCCAGAAGACCGTCGGGGCGGTTCCTCTCCGTGATGAGTATGTCTGTTCGCTCATTCTATTCTTCCTTGCCGTTCACGACGTCGGGAAATTCTCCGAACGGTTCCAGGGCCTCAACACTGCACTCCAGTCCGGTCTTCAGGGTAGCGCCTGTCATATGCCATACAGTCATCACCATAGCACGATGGGCATGCTCGTCTTCATGCGGGAGATCTGGCCACAGATGCTGGATGAACATCGGCTTAGGGCAGATCGCGATGAGGATCCATTCGATCTGGAGGATCTCTTCCTTCCCTGGATACGGGCGGTGACTGGGCATCACGGGAAGCCCGTCACTGACAGCGGCACACTCTCTGACCTCTTCAGCCCGGCAGACCGGGAGGCAGCATGCGGGTTCGCACGGGCCTGCTCCGATCTGTTTCTTTCAGAGACTCCAGAAGAGCCGATCCGGTATTCAACCGAGTTGCACGAGGCTTTCACCCGAATATCCTGGCTGATCGCCGGGTTGGCTGTTTTAAGCGACTGGATAGGATCGGACTCCAATATATTCGAGTATCGCCGGGATCCGATGCCTCTTGACGAGTACTGGCAGCACTATGCCGTACCACGGGCGAAAGAGGCGGTTGCCAGGGCGGGCGTCCTGCCATCCCTCGTGGCTCCCTTTCTGGGGATAGCATCTTTCCTTCCGGAAGGTGCAGTTCCTACACCTCTGCAGGAAGCCGCCGCGGACTGTGAACTGGCAGAGGGGCCCTGCCTCTTTATCATTGAGGATGTCACCGGGAGCGGAAAGACCGAGGCCGCACTTGCACTGACACATCGCCTCATGGAGCGCGGATCTGCCGAAGGCGTCTTCATGGCGTTGCCGACGATGGCTACCGCGAATGGCATGTACAGGCGATTCACGGAGAAGTACCGGCAATTTTTCGTTGATGGGGAACATCCCTCGCTACTCCTCTCCCACAGTGCAAGGAACCTCTCCAACCTCTGGCGCCAGTCTATCGGCCCGCAAACCGACAAGGTTGCCTCCCCTCCCGGGGAAGAAGCGGGATCGGTCGAATGTGCTGCCTGGCTTTCAGACAACCGCAAGAAATCTCTCCTCGCTGATATCGGCGTCGGCACTATAGATCAGGCACTCATGGCCGTGATGCCGCTCCACCACCAGTCGCTCCGCCTGCTCGGTCTCGCCCGGCATGTACTGGTTGTGGATGAGGTGCATGCCTACGACGAGTATATGAACACCCTCCTTGAACGGCTATTGCAGTTCCACGCCGCTTTTGGCGGCAGTGCTATCCTGCTCTCGGCGACGCTTCCGATCAGACTCCGGGAGCGATTCGTCGCCGCTTACCGCTCAGGTCTTCAGATGCCGGCAACGCCGACACAGGAGGCCGCCTTTCCCCTGATGACAATGACATCCTCACAGGGCGTAGACGAAAGACAGGTACAGGCGAATACTCTTTCCCAGAAGACCGTTGTGGTTGAACTCACCGATAGTGAGACTGATGTAGAGGCCTATCTTGAGCGTGCTCTTCGGGATGGGCATTGCGCCTGCTGGATACGGAATACCGTTATCGATGCGGTCGAGACGTACGAGCGCCTCGCCGCACGCTGGGGAGACGAGCACGTCAAGCTCTTTCATGCCCGATTCACTACTGGCGATCGCCAGAGGATTGAGGATGATGTGCTGGCATGGTTCGGGAAGCAGAGCACAGATGCCAGCCGCAGAGGGAAGATTCTGGTAGCAACACAGGTCGTTGAACAGTCGCTGGATATTGACTTCGATGCGATGGCTACGGATCTTGCGCCCATCGACCTGATCATCCAGCGGGCCGGGAGACTCCACCGGCACAGGGAGAGGAGAAGCGGAACTCCTGAAACGCCCGCCCTGCTCGTCCTCTCTCCCCCTCCAGTTGAGAATCCGGAAAGAGACTGGTTTACGAGCGTGTTCCCCCGAGCAGGGAGGGTATACGAGAAACACGGGCAACTCTGGCTCACCGCCCGTCTGCTTGCCGCCCGGAAACTGATTGTGATGCCTGATGACGCCCGGTCGCTGATCGAAGGTGTCTTTGGAGACGCGGTGCAGGCATCCGTTCCTGAAGCCCTCAAAGTCTGGGAGGTACAGGCAGATGGAAAAGACCGGGGACATGCGGCGCTGGCACAGATCAACGCACTGCGGCCACAGACAGGGTATGCGGACCTGCACGGCCAGTGGGAGGATGACAGCCGGACGCCTACCCGACTTGGGGAGGCGAGTGTCACCGTCGTGCTGGCCTGTGGCGACCGGGCCGGACTTCGGCCGTGGAATGGTGCAGAGGGAGCCACCTGGGAAGGGAGTCTGGTCTCGGTGAGGGAGTCTCTGATAGCAGGCCCCATCCACTATTCGGTGGATGAAGAGCGTGAGATCGCGCGTGTAAAGCCGCTCCTGCCCGGCAGGGGGGAGGGAAGCATCCTCATTCCCCTGACCCATGTTGCAGGCGGGACATGGGAGGGGCGCGCACGGAATCGGAAGGACAAAGAGGTGATCGTCACCTACGATTCAAAGATCGGCCTGCAAATTCGGGATGGGCGATGA
- the casA gene encoding type I-E CRISPR-associated protein Cse1/CasA — translation MVNLIDDPWIPVVRRDGTRERVAPWEITGGTEPVIRLDAPRPDFNGALIQLLIGLTQMAIPPGDNRDWRRRFKTPPPPGELKEAFTPYSHAFNFDGDGPRFMQDYDLNEGVESSIDRLLMEMPGEQTLKLNTDHFLKRGTVNRICRDCCAMALFTLQTNAPSGGRGHRTSLRGGGPLTTLVTGTTLWETVWLNVLSRDQFEILGNVARTADPDRFPWMGPTRTSSRNETTSPIDVHPAQVFFSMPRRIRIDFDRPESGNCDICGCGSDHLVSQYSTKDSGVNYKGGWKHPLTPYYQPKNAEEPLPKHGQADGISYRNWLGLVQNDPESRTQPALGVQVFRNERQRFLTDHLGGSAPLWAFGFKTDNMKVVCWNESTMPLIHVDEAVRERYESVVTALIKTADLVAGSTRSCIRKALFGDRKDAGGNIPEVDSRFWQETESEFYAVLEALREAMERGEDTTSLKLQWLSSLSREAEALFDVYSQADLIGVANPRRIALSRRMLRNYTSQRNKKIRDALDLPKDPEDGDAKPGRTRKRSVSQGEHP, via the coding sequence ATGGTCAATCTCATCGATGATCCATGGATACCCGTCGTGCGAAGGGACGGTACACGGGAGAGGGTCGCCCCCTGGGAGATTACCGGAGGGACCGAGCCCGTGATCCGGCTGGATGCGCCCCGGCCGGACTTCAACGGGGCGCTTATCCAGCTCCTTATCGGCCTTACGCAGATGGCAATTCCCCCTGGTGACAACCGGGACTGGAGACGGCGGTTCAAGACGCCGCCACCTCCGGGTGAGTTAAAAGAAGCGTTTACGCCGTACTCCCACGCTTTCAATTTTGACGGTGATGGCCCGCGGTTTATGCAGGACTATGATCTCAACGAGGGTGTAGAGAGCTCCATAGACCGACTGTTGATGGAGATGCCCGGAGAGCAGACGCTGAAGTTGAATACCGATCATTTCCTGAAGCGCGGGACAGTCAACCGGATCTGCCGGGACTGCTGTGCAATGGCTCTCTTTACGCTCCAGACAAATGCTCCGTCCGGCGGCCGGGGGCACCGAACATCGCTCCGGGGCGGAGGGCCGCTGACCACGCTGGTCACAGGCACAACCCTGTGGGAGACCGTCTGGCTGAATGTTCTTTCCCGGGATCAGTTCGAGATTCTCGGTAATGTCGCCAGAACTGCCGACCCCGACCGGTTCCCCTGGATGGGGCCGACCCGCACCAGCTCCCGGAACGAGACAACATCTCCGATCGATGTGCATCCGGCGCAGGTCTTCTTCTCCATGCCCCGCAGAATCCGGATCGACTTTGATCGTCCGGAGTCAGGGAACTGCGATATCTGCGGTTGCGGATCGGACCACCTTGTCTCACAATACTCCACAAAGGATAGCGGAGTGAACTACAAGGGGGGCTGGAAACACCCGCTTACGCCGTATTACCAGCCAAAGAACGCCGAAGAACCTCTACCGAAGCATGGGCAGGCAGACGGAATATCGTACAGAAACTGGCTCGGGCTTGTGCAGAATGATCCTGAGAGCCGTACGCAGCCTGCGCTGGGGGTCCAGGTCTTCCGGAACGAAAGGCAACGCTTTCTGACCGATCATCTGGGCGGCTCGGCGCCGCTCTGGGCGTTTGGGTTCAAGACGGACAACATGAAGGTGGTCTGCTGGAACGAGAGCACGATGCCGCTGATCCATGTCGACGAGGCGGTCCGTGAACGATACGAAAGTGTTGTGACGGCCCTGATCAAGACTGCTGATCTCGTCGCTGGCAGCACCCGCAGTTGTATCCGGAAAGCACTCTTTGGAGACCGCAAAGATGCGGGCGGGAACATCCCCGAGGTCGATTCCCGGTTCTGGCAGGAGACGGAGAGCGAGTTTTACGCCGTGCTGGAGGCATTACGGGAGGCAATGGAGAGAGGTGAGGATACAACCTCCCTGAAACTACAGTGGCTTTCGAGCCTCTCTCGTGAGGCCGAGGCACTCTTCGATGTCTACTCGCAGGCCGACCTTATCGGTGTCGCGAATCCGCGAAGGATTGCCCTGTCCCGGCGCATGCTCAGGAACTACACCTCGCAGAGGAACAAGAAGATCCGTGATGCGCTCGATCTCCCCAAAGACCCTGAAGACGGCGATGCAAAGCCCGGGAGAACCCGAAAGCGCTCCGTAAGTCAAGGTGAACACCCATGA
- the casB gene encoding type I-E CRISPR-associated protein Cse2/CasB: MKQTQYISFMNNPDARSVLIEWWASLDHARGDRAALRRCRSSQEVAFVPAFHRLRRNLSAIAPVDAEKLAVVAGILSHVKENDYALRFAQQMATSKNGSDRARVSGLRFRRLLKIEDHDDLYGAVVRTIRLLDGSLNIASLADGIYWWNERTKNNWAFDYYDKAPNEA; this comes from the coding sequence ATGAAACAGACGCAATATATCTCGTTTATGAACAACCCGGACGCCAGGTCGGTTCTGATCGAATGGTGGGCGAGTCTGGATCACGCCCGTGGGGATCGGGCGGCGCTCAGGCGTTGCAGGAGCAGCCAGGAGGTGGCATTTGTCCCGGCGTTCCACCGGTTGCGCCGGAATCTCTCTGCGATTGCCCCCGTAGATGCTGAAAAACTTGCAGTGGTGGCCGGGATCCTTTCGCATGTGAAGGAGAACGACTACGCGCTCCGGTTCGCCCAGCAGATGGCGACATCGAAGAACGGCAGTGACCGTGCCCGGGTGAGCGGGCTGCGCTTCAGGCGGCTGCTCAAGATCGAAGACCACGACGACCTGTATGGTGCGGTAGTCCGGACCATCCGGCTTCTCGATGGCTCGCTGAACATTGCGAGCCTCGCGGATGGGATCTACTGGTGGAATGAGAGGACGAAGAACAACTGGGCGTTTGACTACTATGACAAAGCCCCGAATGAAGCCTAA
- the cas7e gene encoding type I-E CRISPR-associated protein Cas7/Cse4/CasC: MSEFVQLHVLVSYPPSNLNRDDLGRPKTAVMGGAQRLRVSSQSLKRAWRTSDIFASTLAGHLGVRTKEMGTLVYRSLTSGVSLAEILRGANDAPATFQPVTEEKGRKWASEIAGIFGKLKSGENALEIEQLAHFSPEEIAAIDALILKLAASGKDPDEDDRKLLMKRHTAADIAMFGRMLAASPIYNTEAAVQVSHAVTVHPVAVEDDYFTAVDDLNRGDEGMGAGHLGETEFASGLFYLYVCVNRDLLRENLGGDEALTGAALRALVEAAAKVAPTGKQNSFASRAYASYLLAEKGCQQPRSLSVAYLKPLQDADLLGSAINALKDTRNKMDAVYGNCSDSWCDMNAHAGEGALQEVLDFVAGHHA; encoded by the coding sequence ATGAGCGAATTTGTTCAATTACACGTGCTTGTATCGTACCCGCCGTCAAACCTGAACCGTGACGATCTCGGCAGGCCAAAGACTGCCGTCATGGGCGGCGCCCAGCGCCTGCGAGTCTCATCGCAGAGCCTGAAGCGGGCCTGGAGGACGTCGGATATCTTTGCCAGTACGCTTGCAGGGCACCTCGGCGTCAGGACAAAGGAGATGGGGACACTGGTTTATCGGTCCCTGACATCGGGCGTCAGCCTTGCAGAGATCCTCCGGGGGGCGAACGATGCACCTGCAACATTCCAGCCTGTCACCGAGGAGAAGGGCCGGAAGTGGGCATCCGAGATCGCCGGTATATTTGGAAAGCTGAAATCGGGCGAGAATGCCCTTGAGATCGAACAGCTTGCTCATTTCAGTCCCGAGGAGATCGCCGCTATTGACGCGCTGATCTTAAAACTGGCAGCCAGCGGAAAGGATCCTGACGAAGACGACAGAAAACTTCTAATGAAGCGGCACACCGCGGCAGATATCGCCATGTTTGGCCGGATGCTGGCGGCATCCCCGATCTACAACACGGAGGCAGCGGTGCAGGTCTCTCATGCGGTCACCGTACACCCGGTCGCAGTCGAGGATGACTACTTCACGGCGGTCGATGATCTCAACCGGGGCGATGAGGGTATGGGCGCCGGGCACCTCGGTGAGACGGAGTTCGCATCCGGACTCTTTTACCTCTACGTCTGTGTCAACCGCGATCTGCTGCGTGAGAACCTGGGTGGCGACGAAGCCCTTACGGGAGCTGCTCTCCGTGCCCTCGTCGAAGCGGCGGCAAAGGTTGCACCGACCGGCAAACAGAACAGTTTTGCATCCCGGGCGTATGCATCGTACCTGCTTGCGGAGAAGGGATGCCAGCAGCCCCGCTCGCTCTCGGTTGCATACTTAAAGCCGTTGCAGGACGCTGACCTGCTTGGCAGTGCAATCAACGCGTTGAAGGACACCCGGAACAAGATGGATGCGGTGTACGGGAACTGCAGCGACAGCTGGTGCGATATGAACGCGCATGCCGGAGAAGGGGCGCTGCAAGAGGTCCTGGATTTTGTGGCTGGTCACCATGCCTGA
- the cas5e gene encoding type I-E CRISPR-associated protein Cas5/CasD has translation MPEFLVFRLYGMMASWGDIAFGEFRPTADHPSRSAVLGLLAAALGIRRDEEERLSALSNAYRIAIRVDAPGVLLRDYHTSQVPPAGRGRKKHSFATRREELAMPREELSTVLSTRDYQCDAVSTVCIWQGSDSAPYSLKDLAAALNSPVFVLYLGRKSCPPALPVHAQVAAGENLAAVLSSVRFPDSDLLRGLLCDGDLRVFWEGDQDVGIPAIHTTLRYDNPLSRKRWQFGSRAEHYGVLRSRSPCS, from the coding sequence ATGCCTGAGTTCCTCGTCTTTCGCCTGTATGGCATGATGGCATCGTGGGGAGATATCGCGTTCGGGGAGTTCCGTCCGACCGCGGACCACCCATCCCGGTCCGCAGTCCTCGGGCTGCTTGCCGCGGCGCTCGGGATACGCCGTGACGAGGAGGAGCGGCTTTCCGCGCTCTCGAACGCTTACCGGATAGCGATCCGGGTGGATGCACCCGGAGTGCTGTTGCGGGACTATCATACGTCTCAGGTTCCTCCTGCAGGGAGAGGGCGAAAGAAGCACTCGTTTGCCACCCGGAGAGAGGAACTGGCGATGCCCCGCGAGGAGCTCTCGACAGTGCTTTCCACCCGTGATTATCAGTGTGATGCCGTATCGACGGTCTGTATCTGGCAGGGGTCCGATTCGGCCCCGTACTCGTTGAAGGATCTGGCGGCAGCCCTGAATAGTCCCGTGTTTGTCCTGTATCTCGGCAGGAAGTCCTGCCCGCCTGCTCTCCCGGTACATGCACAGGTCGCTGCCGGCGAGAACCTTGCGGCCGTGCTCTCGTCGGTGCGGTTCCCCGACAGCGATCTGCTCCGGGGTCTGCTTTGCGACGGGGATCTGCGGGTCTTCTGGGAAGGGGATCAGGATGTCGGTATCCCGGCGATCCACACGACCCTGCGGTACGACAATCCGTTGAGCCGGAAACGGTGGCAGTTCGGGAGCAGGGCCGAGCATTATGGTGTTTTACGGAGCAGGTCGCCATGTTCCTGA
- the cas6e gene encoding type I-E CRISPR-associated protein Cas6/Cse3/CasE: MFLSRMRLRPGAAGNREFWQMVGSEYQAHHMVWDLFTDGPDRERDFLYRVEENEGMPTIYSVCEREPVNRGGMWTIETKLYDPALRTGQQLAFVLRANPVRTKCDEKGKHHRHDVVMEAKTRLKQQGRPREEWPPEPEIVQQAGFAWLAMKGEANGFSVAEGDVRADGYIQRRFRKRKGRHEISISTLDYTGILTVADPERFKAALYNGIGPAKGFGCGMMMVRPAVR; encoded by the coding sequence ATGTTCCTGAGCAGGATGCGGCTCCGGCCGGGTGCAGCCGGGAACCGTGAGTTCTGGCAGATGGTGGGAAGTGAGTACCAGGCGCATCATATGGTCTGGGACCTCTTCACCGACGGCCCCGACCGGGAGCGGGACTTTCTCTACCGGGTTGAGGAGAACGAAGGGATGCCCACGATCTACTCCGTCTGCGAGCGTGAACCGGTGAACCGGGGCGGAATGTGGACGATCGAGACGAAACTCTACGATCCGGCCCTTCGGACAGGGCAGCAGCTTGCGTTCGTACTCCGTGCGAATCCTGTCCGGACGAAGTGCGACGAGAAGGGGAAGCACCACCGCCACGATGTGGTGATGGAGGCGAAGACCCGGTTGAAGCAGCAGGGCAGGCCTCGCGAGGAGTGGCCGCCGGAGCCGGAGATTGTCCAGCAGGCAGGGTTTGCGTGGCTTGCGATGAAGGGCGAGGCGAACGGCTTTTCGGTAGCGGAAGGAGATGTCCGTGCGGACGGCTATATCCAGCGGCGGTTCCGGAAGCGCAAGGGACGCCACGAGATCAGCATCAGCACACTCGATTATACGGGCATCCTCACGGTTGCCGACCCGGAGAGGTTCAAGGCAGCCCTGTACAACGGGATAGGGCCTGCGAAAGGGTTTGGCTGCGGGATGATGATGGTGCGGCCGGCAGTGCGGTAG
- the cas1e gene encoding type I-E CRISPR-associated endonuclease Cas1e, whose translation MLPPLKPIAIKERISLLFLEKGELDVLDGAFVLVDKNGVRTQIPVGSVACLMLEPGTRVSHAAVVLAARVGCLLAWVGEAGVRLYAAGQPGGARSDRLLYQAKLALDEEARLKVVRKMYEIRFQGPVPSHYSVMQLRGMEGARVRELYVQLARKYGFEWKGRNYDSSSWGSGDLPNRCLSSATACLYGICEAAVLAAGYAPAIGFVHSGKPLSFVYDVADLFKFDTVVPVAFRVAAANPFDPERAVRLACRDSFRETRLLRRIIPTIEEVLKAGGIPIPEPPDDALKPAIPEERGLSDAGHRG comes from the coding sequence ATGCTCCCCCCGCTCAAGCCGATTGCCATCAAGGAGAGGATCTCCCTTCTGTTTCTTGAGAAGGGCGAACTGGACGTGCTCGACGGAGCCTTCGTGCTGGTGGATAAGAACGGGGTCCGCACCCAGATCCCGGTAGGGAGCGTCGCCTGCCTGATGCTCGAGCCGGGAACCCGGGTTTCGCACGCGGCGGTGGTGCTCGCCGCCAGGGTCGGTTGCCTGCTGGCCTGGGTCGGGGAGGCGGGGGTGCGTCTCTACGCTGCAGGGCAGCCCGGAGGCGCGCGATCGGACCGCCTGCTGTACCAGGCAAAGCTCGCGCTCGACGAGGAGGCACGGCTGAAGGTGGTACGGAAGATGTACGAGATCCGGTTTCAGGGCCCCGTCCCGTCCCACTACTCGGTGATGCAGTTACGGGGGATGGAAGGCGCCCGGGTACGGGAGCTCTACGTGCAGCTCGCGAGGAAGTACGGCTTTGAGTGGAAGGGGAGGAATTACGACTCCTCGAGCTGGGGGAGCGGCGACCTTCCGAACCGCTGCCTGAGCTCCGCGACGGCCTGCCTTTACGGGATCTGCGAGGCGGCGGTGCTTGCTGCGGGCTACGCGCCCGCAATCGGGTTCGTTCATTCGGGAAAGCCGCTCTCGTTCGTCTACGACGTTGCCGATCTCTTCAAGTTCGATACGGTTGTGCCGGTGGCGTTCCGGGTCGCCGCGGCGAACCCGTTCGATCCGGAGCGGGCCGTGCGGCTGGCGTGCCGGGACAGTTTCCGCGAGACGAGGCTCCTCCGGCGGATCATTCCCACCATCGAGGAAGTGCTGAAGGCGGGCGGAATCCCCATTCCGGAACCGCCTGACGACGCATTGAAGCCGGCGATCCCGGAAGAACGGGGGTTGAGCGATGCTGGTCATCGTGGTTGA